A region of Marasmius oreades isolate 03SP1 chromosome 9, whole genome shotgun sequence DNA encodes the following proteins:
- a CDS encoding uncharacterized protein (BUSCO:EOG09262N5O), producing MGKTAKKSMKKFASSGQLKKTIEARKKHQQIKKKMQSRRGNKGRPAAAKSEEIEEDEDEEVKGKVSVKSKKGMTVDGLLSGAFMEESDEDMEGEDEAESLNEDEDNEDDFDDNASFGSVDNLEDDEGQNHLMELSTLAEKDPEFYKYLQENDRELLDFDPNSMQVADDGDEEAEEVDEDTKMAGERLPPLTSDTLRQWQKALLEQRSLRALRKLLIAFRSAAHMNEEDQVLAWSIESSSIYNKLLRTTFKYTPIVLEHHVPFKVLSHGKFKPPTQTPKFQALQKLILSYFHNIIHLLEQLTDNDMTQLALSESAKILPYVISSRKTVKLYLKKCLEIWSTAEDSTRIAAFLAIRKLASATDQSIFDNVLKGTYMTLVRSSKSTSTHTLSSINLMKNSASEIFCLDPVAAYQHAFGYIRQLAIHLRNSMKVKTKEAYRQVYNWQYIHSLDFWSIVLARACDAKTEAKCGTPSELKPLIYPLVQVSLGSIKLITNSRSYPFHLHVIRSLLHLTRHTQTYIPIAPYLLPVLTSTLTSTSKPKSSTLRPLDFEVQIRTPQQYLKTRVYSEGLIEEASYLLSEWLAVDTVQGSIGFPEITVPIIVVLKKAMKNAKSRGSSGGGVGHIKTLLERVEESSRWAEQKRKGVQLAPGKIADVQEYEQGLRDKVGESPLAKYVKVQRKAREKKRKMMENARQGHNETLEETED from the exons ATGGGGAAAACGGCCAAAAAATCAATGAAGAAGTTTGCCTCGAGTGGTCAACTCAAAAAGACCATCGAAGCGCGAAAAAAACATCAACAAATCAAGAAAAAAATGCAAAGCCGGAGGGGGAACAAAGGTCGGCCTGCTGCAGCTAAATCAGAAGAaatagaggaagatgaggatgaagaggtgAAAGGAAAGGTGAGTGTAAAAAG TAAGAAGGGGATGACTGTGGATGGACTTTTGAGTGGCGCATTCATGGAAGAAAGCGATGAAGACATGGAAGGCGAAGACGAA GCTGAAAGTCttaatgaagatgaagacaacGAAGATGATTTCGACGACAACGCGTCTTTTGGGTCTGTAGATAATCTAGAGG acgacgaaggaCAGAACCATCTAATGGAACTTTCAACACTAGCAGAGAAAGACCCGGAATTTTACAAGTATCTGCAAGAGAATGACCGAGAGCTGTTGGATTTCGATCCGAATTCTATGCAGGTAGCGGACGACggggatgaagaagcagaagaagtggaCGAAGACACCAAAATGGCGGGTGAGCGATTGCCGCCCCTCACGAGTGACACCTTGCGGCAATGGCAGAAGGCTCTATTGGAACAGAGGTCGTTGAGAGCTTTGCGGAAACTGTTGATTGCATTCAGATCTGCCGCACACATGAATGAGGAGGATCAGGTTTTGGCATGGAGTATAGAGAGCTCCTCTA TTTACAACAAGCTACTTAGGACCACTTTCAAGTACACCCCGATTGTTCTCGAACATCATGTTCCATTTAAAGTCCTCTCTCATGGCAAGTT CAAACCACCGACCCAGACTCCCAAGTTTCAAGCCCTCCAAAAGTTGATTTTGTCctacttccacaacatcatACATTTATTAGAACAACTCACCGATAATGACATGACGCAGTTAGCTCTCTCCGAGAGCGCAAAGATACTACCGTATGTTATTAGTAGTCGGAAGACTGTCAAGCTATATCTGAAG AAATGTCTCGAGATTTGGTCGACAGCAGAAGATAGCACCCGAATAGCGGCCTTCCTTGCTATTCGAAAACTTGCATCGGCAACAGACCAGTCAATTTTTGACAACGTACTGAAA GGTACATATATGACCTTGGTGCGGTCATCTAAATCTACTAGTACACACACCTTATCATCCATCAATCTCATGAAAAATTCGGCGTCCGAAATCTTCTGTTTGGACCCAGTTGCGGCATATCAACATGCCTTTGGATACATCCGCCAGCTAGCTATACATCTCAGGAACAGTATGAAAGTAAAGACCAAG GAAGCTTACCGTCAGGTGTACAACTGGCAATACATCCATTCCCTCGATTTCTGGTCCATCGTGCTTGCACGAGCATGTGATGCGAAAACTGAGGCGAAATGCGGTACACCGAGCGAACTGAAACCACTGATTTATCCCCTGGTTCAAGTCAGCCTTGGATCAATCAA ATTGATCACAAACAGCCGATCGTATCCTTTTCACCTTCATGTCATCCGGTCGTTGCTTCATCTAACCCGTCATACACAAACCTACATCCCGATCGCACCCTATCTTCTTCCGGTGCTGACTTCCACTCTCACGTCAACTTCGAAACCTAAATCCTCCACCCTCCGACCGCTGGACTTTGAGGTCCAAATCCGGACTCCACAACAGTATTTGAAGACGCGCGTATACTCTGAAGGGTTGATCGAGGAAGCTTCATATCTCCTCTCTGAATGGCTCGCGGTGGATACGGTTCAAGGAAGCATCGGCTTTCCGGAGATTACGGTCCCTATAATTGTGGTCTTGAAAAAAGCCATGAAGAACGCTAAATCCCGTGGGTCCTCCGGCGGGGGTGTCGGACATATCAAAACCTTACTTGAGCGGGTGGAAGAGAGTTCGAGATGGGCGGAGCAGAAGAGAAAAGGTGTTCAATTGGCACCAGGGAAGATTGCTGATGTCCAGGAGTATGAACAGGGATTGAGAGACAAGGTCGGCGAGTCCCCGTTGGCAAAGTATGTCAAAGTCCAACGCAAGGCAAGGGAAAAGAAGCGTAAGATGATGGAGAAT GCACGACAAGGCCATAACGAAACATTGGAGGAGACCGAGGACTAG